Genomic segment of Pochonia chlamydosporia 170 chromosome 1, whole genome shotgun sequence:
CAAGAGGAAGGCGAAGTAGATGTTGGTGTGGCAATACTCGAGCAGGATAATATGGTCAGCTGGATGAAGGCATGGTGCATGGACTGCATGAGGGTATAGGGATGGGGATGAGATTTCGGGCTACTGGCATAGCTGCTTGGTGAATGGAAAGACAGGGTCAACGGAAGCAGCAAGGGTGGTGACAGGGCTTTACAGGCAAAATGAGCTACTTAATGAAATCAATTCATGCGTCTTTATGGCATCTAGTGACGCAATGATCCTGATCCTGCCCTCACATCCTAAACGCCAAAAGAAATCGAAGATATTACTTTGGACGACGGCCGTCCAGTCTGTAACCTTCACTTGGACCCTTCTTATCCGGCGCTTTGCTCTTTTCGTCCCCCTCACCCTTTCGCTTGACTGTTCCGCGCAGACTTTGTCCCTGGCCAGCAAAGTGTGGTCGCTTCGcgtcttccttctcctgctcttTCTCCTCCGTCGTTTTTAACGGCTTAAACTCATACCCGAAGAAGAGCTTATTGGGTGCTAGACGTAGCGGTGCTGGTGCCCCTGTTCGGCTTTTGGGTGCAGCCGGTTCCGCAGGAACGGGTGTCGCAGGTTTGGGCGTCGAAGTCTTGCTGCCCTTCTTGGCGAGCCGCAGACCTTCGCCGATAAAGTTGGTGGGAGTACTTGTGACTGATGGAGCAATAGAGCTGTAGCCGATGGCCTGGGCCATGGTGCCTTGTCCGTGAACGATTCCTCCGACTGGAACGCCGCCTCGAGTACTGCCGGGTGTATTGGTGCCGCTCTTCTTTTCTGGCTCGACGTAGCCGACGGGCGGTGCGAACTCGACTGATACGTCCGTTTCAATCATACTGACGCCCATTTTGTCTGTTTCTGGCTTCACATCCAATACGGCAACCTCGTATATCTCGTCGTTGTACTCAAAGTTGAACACATCGCCTTTGGTCAGGGTGGCGAAGTTTCGGAATGCCCGCTCAAGAACTGCTTTTGGATCGCTAATCTCCAAGAAGTTGACTGATTGTGGCTGTAGTTTGACCATTTTGGCCAGCTCGAGTGACGTCGTTCTGATTTGAATCATATCCCCAACTTCCATACCCAACGTTTCCATCATCTGTAGTGCGATTCAGTCAGCGTATGGACAGCGAGTTACCAGTGTTTGGATATATAACTGACCCACTGGGGAATGTATGCTCGTCCTTCCTCGGCAATAAACTCCAACACACCAGCGTGGGAATGCCTTCCTTTCTCCCCGTtaatcatctccatcagcagTGGCCACTGCACGTGCAGCTTTGAAACTTTGTCCAGTGCTGATGGGGGTAGAATGATTTTTGAACCATAGTTTAGCTCGGGTCGCTCCGCACCGGGGGCCATGACGACGGGATAGCACCTGTAGTATTCATCGAATCGCTGGATTATCGGTCTTCGACCACGGGCCATATTGTAGAGATGCTCCGGGTTGGCCGGATcaaagccaccaccaaaccccgGTTGAAACTGATCTCTAGTTAGTGAGGTGGGTAGAAGGGTGGAAAAGAAATGCCTACCATTGTGACGGGCTGGGCAAATGGACGATTGATAGGTTTATTGCAATGCGGTGGGAATGGTGCAGCTTCGATAATCAATCAACACCCAAGGTGGCCCTAAGTCTGGTGTGCCCGCCTCGGAAATGTAGaaggttgaggaagaggagcagagAAATCCCAGTTTGGTGCTGTTGTCAACAGTCGTCGCAGTCCAAATGTGAAggtgatgtctggtcgaagCTTGAAGTCTGGGTCTTGGGATGATGTGGGGTGGTGGTCTGGTAGAAGATGGGACCAGAAGACATTCATGTCAATGTGAACATGAAGGCAGCTCTGTGAATGACGCaggtcaaagttgacatgaCAAGAAAGTGGCGCCAACAAGGGACTAGGTGTGGCTCTAGCTTCAGCAGTCTTTGGGTGTAAAGGTGGCGGAAAACCAGCCAGGCGagactggagctggagctggctgACATCAATCATGGCTGGGACTACGGGGAGTAGACCAGTCAAAGTTCGAAGCCACAGCTTCAAAGTTACCAAACATTTCACATCGACAACACTCAACTACGCAGACAACAGCTACTCTATTGCCAGAGCGAACTTGCACTCTTTTTTACAACTAAGCCACTTCTCGGCGTGGGTTTGTGCCGTCGACCGATAACTGGCTTGCCTCGAGAACGTATCcaaacaaagccaaggtcTCTTCAGCTACTGCACCATGTCGTCCAGACATTCTGCGGCGCGACCAAACCGAGCCGGCGAAGACTTTGCTCGCACTCACCACAATGAAGCAGGCGACAACGATGGAAATGCAAAGTTCGATGTCCGAAATCCATCCATATTAGCTCCAGACTCaagggaggaggatgccATCCTTGACGCAGATGTTATAGGTGGCAGAAATGCTACAAAACGAGGTGCAGTCAACCTGGACGGCTACGACAGTGACTCAGACAACGAAACTTTCAACGCCAAGGCAGCGGGCcgcaagaagggcaaagTCGACATCAACGAACAGCTTGACAACTACGACGCCGCAGGGTCAGGTCCCGCAGCCAATGGCGCAGAAgccgatgacgatgacgatgacgacgacgacatgtTTGCAGTCGCCGCTGAAGCGGATGCTcccaaagacgaagacgatggcgaTTTTGACAAGTctggaaagaagaggaaggacGTCCGATTTCTCGATGCTACACAAATTGCCGGTCAGGATCACACTAGTAAAAGCGGCGGACGCATAAGGCTCGACGACCAAGAAAgtgaagacgacgaggtgGAAGCACAGCTGGCAGCACAGGAGGAGGACGTGGACGAGGAGGTTGGAGCAGGTGGTCTGAAGCGAAACGCGCCTAAAGTGGAAGCATTCAACTTGCAGGCTGAAATGGAAGAAGGCCAGTTTGATCAGTCTGGAAACTATGTACGCAAAGCTGGCGACCCAGATGCTGTGCACGACAACTGGCTAGACGGCCTGAGCAAAAAAGAtatgaagaaggctgctgctgcgcaTGAGAAACGTGCCGCCGAAGCGCGTCAGCAACGActccaagaagctgaagTTCTTGCATCTGacctgttgaagaagctgattCTGCTGTTGGAGCCTTCGGAGTCGCCGCTCGAGGCTCTGGCCAGATTGGGTAAAGGTCAGACAAAGACTAAAAAGATTCCCAAATGGAAACTCAAGAAGATGAACAAGGGCGCCGAAGACATGGAGACGGACACCACGGATGCTACCCAAGACCCTGAACAGACCAGAATCAAGGAATCTATCAATTCCATTACAGACGCAGCTGACAAATTGCTGAGCCGTGACTACGAAGAGGTTTATGACCAGGATCGCGAGCTGTTAATACGGGCATACCGGCGCGAGACCGGAAAGGATTGGGTTGAGCCTGCATCACGGCATCAAGACATCCAGCAGGATGCAAATGTTGAGCCAGTGCAGCAATGGGAGTTTCGGTGGACAGATGGCCGTGATGGAGGAGCGAAGCAAGGACCATTTGACAAAGCGACCATGAAAGCATGGCAGGACGCTGGCTATTTTGCCAAGGGCATTGAATTCCGGCTCGttggcggcgatgatgacgcTTGGACAACGGAGGCGACTTTTGCGTCGTGATTTTTATACGGGCCGAAAGTGCCTGGCGTCATTCGCTGGTCTTTCACCCCCGAGAGCGCAGGACCGCGTCTTGTGTGTTGAGAATGAGGCTGCAAATCCTACctggcagccagccaaacaGCAGGAGCACGAGCCACATTGAAAGTTTCTGCGGATTCGTCGTCTACTATGTAGGAGTAAACCTGCGATAGTTGCACACGATGGTGGAGACATTCGATCAAGAGCAAGAGTAAGCAAAAAGGGCCAAGAGGCACAACAGTTGGCCAAGCGGGCTACAAGAACATCTTCCCGATGCCACAAGTTGAATCGGCATGTGCGTGCCCCGGCACAAGTGGATATTTACGATTGAAAGCTTCCGAGGAGCTTGTATCCCATGTAGACGAAGCTCGGGACGACGAGAAGTTGGTTCCTGGTGTTCCCGAAACTGCCCCGGGCGGACGCGGTTGTGGGCGGCTCTGGGGTTATTGCAGCCGTGAAGCTCCGGAAAGATTGGGCAAAACGGGCCAAATAGCCAATGCAGATGAACGATTTCCCGCTATGCATCCGAGCCGCACCCATGCGATCAGAGGGGGCCACCCCGGAATCAGATTGAGGCCATCGTGAAGCCGTTCCATTGCTGGGAGCGCTTGGCTTTGCTACGATTTTGGACCAGAAGAGACCTGTCTGTGGACGTGCCTGTTTTTCTCGCACCTGGTGCCTGGTTGACTCAGCAGCAAGTCGTCACCGCGACCGGAGGCACGTTTTGAGTGATTTATCATAGCTATTACTGGATACATGGACTGGACAACGACCATATCTGTATGATAAGGCCAACTGGTTCTACCGCGGCGGTACTTGGCGCTGGGCGGCGATAACCGGGAGATGCGGGTACCTTTAATGTtaatattttttttttgcctGCCAGCGTGACAAGACAAAATGCTTGTTGAGTGAATGACCTGAGTGAGTGAGAATGCTAGCCAGACCAGGCACTAACAAAGAATTACCCTAccagtacggagtactagACCTGGGCATGGATCCGGAGGCTGTGACGTCCCCGCTGCATCCGTAAAAAAGACGCATTTGATCGGGCTGAGTGTGGAGCATGcaatcaacttgacttgaacagACAACACTTGCATGGTTTGCAGCGACATCAGTGGCTGGAGCTCAATGGATTCCTCACCAAATTACTCCGTGGATACAGTATTGTATGCTACGCGATTGTATAACTGAAGCAGAACGGCTGGCGAAGTCTAGCGTCGAGGTGCATGCAGAAGTGGCGGTTGACCAGGATGGGCCACTTACAAGACCATGGTCATGACATGAGGCGAGACGGAGCATATTTGATGGCGGGATTTGATTTGAGTGTCCATGTCTATTTGAGTCTGTAGGCGGCGCAGCTGTCGGACCACAGCGTCATTCGGACATGGAGGgaagggagaagaaaatgGGAGGCAACATCCCGATAGCGGATGATGGGACGAGGTTGCATATAGATGGGCGTGAGGCGAAGGGAGACGAGGCAagatggcaatggtgatgactCTGAATAAAGGCGAAAAAGGTGTCTGCGCCGACAGCAAATTGCTCACCGAAGTGGCCGGTAATGGTGTGATCTGAATATATTAACTTTTGCTGTATTAATCATAGCAGCCGATATATTGGCGGCAAATGCATGACAATTGTCTGACGACGtgaaccagaccaccagacactaGACATGTTCCAAGATGTGGCACAGGGATCAATGATTGCAGcaaccatcaaccagcaACCAGCAGCATTGAACCCACCggacttgaccaacttggctttgcaCCTTGACGTCTCCGatccgaccagaccagacatcaactgcctgctcaagtggtcgatgtctggtccgttgCTGGTTGACcacacagaccagaccaaaccagaccagaccagaccagcagaCCAGAGTGGCAgactgaccagactggaccagaccagacaggcGCATTGGATCTGAGCACTATTTTTCtccctccttccttcccttccccTCCAAActttcttccctttccttttccttctcccTCCATCATACATTGTTCttcaagaacttgaccatTTTCTTTTCAAGACATTTACTTCGGTAAGTACTTGCTTGCAGATGCATTTGATTGAGGAGAGCTCGAGCATCGACTCTAGCTGCTTGCTCCTTTACATCTACACCATCTTCACCCATTGCACGACACAGCTTAGCTCAGCCCAGCTCCCATACTGACGTCGAAGCTCTAGCTCTCTCCAGACAACCACCATGACTGTCAAGGTTGGCATCAACGGCTTCGGTCGTATTGGCCGCATCGTCTTCCGCAACGCTGTCGAGCACCCCGAGATCGAGGTCGTCGCCGTCAACGACCCTTTCATCGACACTGAATACGCTGTGAGTAGCTTTCCAATTTACTCCTCACTTGTGTCGTCCTTGATATGACATGATGGGTGCCGCAGTGCCCGGCTGGTCTTGGCTTGAccttggctgggctgttttttttttgttgcccctccccctccttccttcctttccaCGCATTTGCCTTTTGCCCCTCCTTCACAACGCAACGCTATGCACGCCCCAACACACACTTGTGTCTCAACATTGCGGCCGTGGCCGGACAGACTTGTTGCCCCACGACTGCCTGTTTTCGGTCgccagtctggtctgtgcCTGTGACAGCTGCATGTGGCATGCTTTCTTACTACGCTTTCTTACTACCCCTCTCGACACAATGCAGATAGATGAGCTTGAAACATAGTTCGCCGGAGCTCAATTGTTGACTCGCATTGTCGTTTATTTTAATTTGTGAAACACGATGAGCTAGGACTCGATATAGCGCTGTGACTTGTGGTCAATTGCACTTGTTGGTCGATGATGTGCTGCGCAATCGCAGCTCAATCGTTACTGACTGGTTTGCGAGAAGCTCATGATTGGCAGCTCCATTGCATTTCTTTCAATCGCTCAAAATAGCCTTGTTTCGCATGCAATTCCTTGAATACGGCCTTTTTTGCTGACTATgattccttctttttcgcTGCTTAGGCCTACATGCTCAAGTATGACTCCTCCCACGGCGTCTTCAAGGGCGACATCAAGAAGGAGGCCGATGGTCTCGTCGTCAAcggcaagaaggtcaagtTCTTCACCGAGCGTGACCCCTCTGCTATCCCCTGGAAGTCTGCTGGCGCCGAGTACATCGTCGAGTCCACTGGTGttttcaccaccaccgacaaggccaaggcccaTTTGGCTGGtggcgccaagaaggtcGTCATCTCTGCTCCCTCTGCTGATGCCCCCATGTACGTGATGGGTGTCAACGAGAAGACCTACGACGGCAAGGCCGATGTCATCTCCAATGCTTCCTGCACCACCAACTGCCTGGCTCCTCTCGCCAAGGTCATTCACGACAAGTTCACCATTATTGAGGGTCTTATGACCACCGTACACTCCTACACTGCTACCCAGAAGACCGTCGACGGTCCCTCCGGCAAGGACTGGCGTGGTGGCCGTGGTGCTGCCCAGAACATCATCCCCAGCAGCACCGGTGCCGCCAAGGCTGTCGGCAAGGTCATCCCCGACCTCAACGGCAAGCTCACTGGCATGTCCATGCGTGTCCCTACCGCCAACGTTTCCGTTGTCGATCTGACTGCCCGCATCGAGAAGGGTGCTTCCTACGAGGAGATTAagcaggccatcaaggacGCTGCCGACGGTCCCCTCAAGGGCATTCTCGCCTACACCGAGGACGACGTTGTCTCCTCCGACATgaacggcaacaccaactcctccatcTTTGATGCCAAGGCTGGTATCTccctcaacaacaactttGTCAAGCTGGTCTCCTGGTACGACAACGAGTGGGGTTACTCCCGCCGTGTCCTCGACCTCCTTGCCTACATTGCCAAGGTCGACGCCGGCAAATAAATGCGGCGCTTAATCCTCAACAGAAGCTGACCAAGTCCTGCGAATCCCTGGGTCAGAAGGATAGCTTTTGGCTGGTTTAACCCCTGGCACTTCTGGCTCCGGCCCAACGATAAGAATGGCCTGGAAATGAACACCCAAAAAGTCTCTGAAAACCAATTTCGAGTTTGCACTCTGCAGCAGGGGGGGCTAAAAACTGTTTTGTTAATGAAAAAATGAACAAAAATATCCCCTGGAGATAGTATGGTATAGTATGGTGGAGCCAAGGAGTGTATATAGCTGCTTGACAATAGATCGACTGTTTCCATCTGATCCGGGTAGCGTGACACAATTCGAGGCGATGTGAACAAGTGCCACTTTATAAATGACTGTGTCCCCATCACCGACCGAGGATAGTACAAGACGCATGTATGGCAAAAACACGACACACAACCTATATATTGTGGCGTGTCAGGTTGTTCATCCACGCCATCCACAGGTCAAGCGTCAAGTAAAGACCCGACATACAATCACCCGCATAACAATTATTTTCATAATCTTAAATTCATCTCATCTACAGCTACATGGTTTCATCATCGCCACACCATATTCCCCACCATCGCTTCACAGCCCATTGCAAAacggaaaagaaaagataaCAAAAAGATCCAACGACACCACACCAAATCATACCATTGGCAGATGACGTTGCGAACCGAAACGGACCGGGATATCATGGTacaagaaagaagatgaggcctGATGAtaagaaaaggaaaaaagaatACAAGTGGATGGCTTTGAAGGCGAACACCACACTGTGCAGATGTGGCTTTGTGAGGAAGTATGTGGGTGATGAAAAGAAGCTATATCGTAACGCCACGGATGCATAACCCGTCCTGGTTTGGTTCCCTTCTGTAACGCTTTCCGGACGCCCATCTGTTGTTCTTAATAACACTGTGCTCGCTTCCCTCATAATACATGGATGGCTGGTGTGATTCTGGTTGAACCTAGGCCAGCCATcggtttctttttgtttgcccAAACTAAACGCCCCATATGTCTGAAGGGGCTGAAAAATTCTTGTTACATGTTCCATCTGCGGCCAGAACCGGGTTGGACGGGCCAGATATCCTTGAGTGACTGCGCCGGAGCCCATTCCACCCTCTCTTCTGCGCACCATACCCGCAACACGCGTAGTGATGCCTCGGCAATGTCGTCCAGCGTGGACCATGGATGTACGTCGACACGAAGACGGGGGTCGTGGATGCTCGCAGAAACTTCGTGCACTCGTGGCCAGATCTTGTTCTTTTCGCGTGTTCTCGAGATGATCTCCTTCGTCACCCATTCCGTCACGGTGTCAAAGCGGACGTAGCATCTGACCAACTCATCTAGCGATACCGCATGCAGCATCAGGACCATGGCATACAGCGGTTGGCAGTTGCTGACGTCAGCCCGTCGCATTTCGTTCTTAAGAAACTCGATGAGCGGAAACATGCTGAACCAAGCACGGTGGTCTCCAATCTTGTGCTCCATGCCACGGCATATGTCTGCGCCGTAAAATGTCATCATGAAGACAATTATACTCTCAAGGCTGAGCGCAAAGCCTGATTTCACCTTGGACTCTCCAGGTTTGCCTCGTATGCTGGTCGAGGTGTCCCCACGATATTTCTTCATTGTTTGATCCGCTTCGTGCTTCAACTTTCGTCCAACTGCCCTGAGTCGTTCCACTTTATCACtcatggccttggcttcaGGAGTAGCTCCCGTGGGTGGCGCAGCTTCGTTTCCGTTGGGACGCCGATCTGCCGAGGCTGATGCTGAGGGAGTCGAATTGACCGCGtctgttggtgtttggacAATCGAGTTTGTCGAGCTCACCCgtgacatggctgctggcttcTTGGAAGGTGTTGCCGGTGTGCCGAGCTTCGAATGTGCTGTTAGATCGGATGACCGCGGCCGCTTCATGGCAATCGCATCTGCTGGACCACTGGTTGCCCCAATAGGTCTCTTCctggctggagcttgctGCCCGGCTTCTTCGCTACCCGCGCGAATCCGCTCATGCTCACGCTCAGACTGACTTTGAGAATCTTTACGCCTTGATGATGCTTGGCCAACAACGCTGGCAAACTCTGCTCGTAACTTCTTTGGCACATTAAGCACAATGATCAGCCTCCGACGGTGCCCAAGTTTATTCACAGGTTTGAgctcatcgtcttcctctcTCTTGATGCCGAGCGCATCCCGTCCTTGTCGACCGTCCCTACTATCCTTGGTTCGCTCGTCTGATGAATCCGAAGAGGTCTTCTTTAGCCGTCTCAGCTCTGCCTCTATGGCTGGCGGCAAAGTAGGTGATAATAAGGGAGGTATTATGACTGCGGGTTTAGGCTTCTTGGTGTCCGTCTTTTTTGGTTTCGACGGTGCGGCGGCATCGCCTGCATTATCAGGTCGTATTCTCTCCTTTCTGGGGCTGGaatcgtcgtcatcgccgCGCGAACGCTTTTCCTCAAAACCTATATGCAAGGGCGACAACAGTGGTGGTATATGACCTCTCACGGAGGTGTCTGCTTTCGTGGGTGTCGTACGTTTGGCACTGCTGCTTCCACGCACTCCATTCATGGAATCGCCGCGGGGCCGGCCAGCCGGTGACGTACTCCGACCAGAGGTCATTGCACTCTTGAGAACAGATTTGCCATTAGGCAGCGAAGTGGATGGGTGGACTCTGTCTTCTCTAGGAGCGGAAGCAGACGCATCTCGATCCCTCTCTCTATCTCGGTCTCGGTCCCGCGATGAGGCTGAAAGCTTTTCTTTACGGCGATATGCCTCGTCGCGGTTAAATTGCGACCGATCGTCAGGCCGCGATCGTTTTTGCGGGCggtcgtcgtcgccatcgtTCATACGCCGCTTGCCTGCAGGTGACGGTGGGCGTGGAGGTAGAGAAGGTGGTTTTGGGGGAAGTCTATGTCAACGCGTTAGCTTGCAGCTTGACTGCAGTACAGTAG
This window contains:
- a CDS encoding ubiquitin fusion degradation protein (similar to Verticillium alfalfae VaMs.102 XP_003004084.1), with the protein product MFQPGFGGGFDPANPEHLYNMARGRRPIIQRFDEYYRCYPVVMAPGAERPELNYGSKIILPPSALDKVSKLHVQWPLLMEMINGEKGRHSHAGVLEFIAEEGRAYIPQWMMETLGMEVGDMIQIRTTSLELAKMVKLQPQSVNFLEISDPKAVLERAFRNFATLTKGDVFNFEYNDEIYEVAVLDVKPETDKMGVSMIETDVSVEFAPPVGYVEPEKKSGTNTPGSTRGGVPVGGIVHGQGTMAQAIGYSSIAPSVTSTPTNFIGEGLRLAKKGSKTSTPKPATPVPAEPAAPKSRTGAPAPLRLAPNKLFFGYEFKPLKTTEEKEQEKEDAKRPHFAGQGQSLRGTVKRKGEGDEKSKAPDKKGPSEGYRLDGRRPK
- a CDS encoding GYF domain-containing protein (similar to Cordyceps militaris CM01 XP_006669761.1) encodes the protein MSSRHSAARPNRAGEDFARTHHNEAGDNDGNAKFDVRNPSILAPDSREEDAILDADVIGGRNATKRGAVNLDGYDSDSDNETFNAKAAGRKKGKVDINEQLDNYDAAGSGPAANGAEADDDDDDDDDMFAVAAEADAPKDEDDGDFDKSGKKRKDVRFLDATQIAGQDHTSKSGGRIRLDDQESEDDEVEAQLAAQEEDVDEEVGAGGLKRNAPKVEAFNLQAEMEEGQFDQSGNYVRKAGDPDAVHDNWLDGLSKKDMKKAAAAHEKRAAEARQQRLQEAEVLASDLLKKLILLLEPSESPLEALARLGKGQTKTKKIPKWKLKKMNKGAEDMETDTTDATQDPEQTRIKESINSITDAADKLLSRDYEEVYDQDRELLIRAYRRETGKDWVEPASRHQDIQQDANVEPVQQWEFRWTDGRDGGAKQGPFDKATMKAWQDAGYFAKGIEFRLVGGDDDAWTTEATFAS
- a CDS encoding glyceraldehyde-3-phosphate dehydrogenase (similar to Aspergillus terreus NIH2624 XP_001209501.1) yields the protein MTVKVGINGFGRIGRIVFRNAVEHPEIEVVAVNDPFIDTEYAAYMLKYDSSHGVFKGDIKKEADGLVVNGKKVKFFTERDPSAIPWKSAGAEYIVESTGVFTTTDKAKAHLAGGAKKVVISAPSADAPMYVMGVNEKTYDGKADVISNASCTTNCLAPLAKVIHDKFTIIEGLMTTVHSYTATQKTVDGPSGKDWRGGRGAAQNIIPSSTGAAKAVGKVIPDLNGKLTGMSMRVPTANVSVVDLTARIEKGASYEEIKQAIKDAADGPLKGILAYTEDDVVSSDMNGNTNSSIFDAKAGISLNNNFVKLVSWYDNEWGYSRRVLDLLAYIAKVDAGK